Genomic window (Syngnathoides biaculeatus isolate LvHL_M chromosome 6, ASM1980259v1, whole genome shotgun sequence):
agcagacttggatggtttgaacatgttcagaggcgagggagtgagtagtacattggtagaagagtgctgaggatcgagctgccaggcaaaagagcgagaggaagaccaaagagaaggttgatggatgtggtgaggggaagacatgagggcagttgaggttagagaggaagatgcaggagataagctaagatggaaaaagatgacacgctgtggcgacccctaacgggacaagccgaaaggaaacgaagaagaagacaatttgtctttttgtttacaCCCTCAGCATCCTGGCCAACTTGACGCTCTTCACCGATGGCGATCCAGAGGCCTTGTATCCCGACCAGGATGTCGTTTGGGCCAAATTTGAGCTGAACTTCATGGCCGTGATGGGTCTGATCGCATACGCGCCAGTGTTCAGAGACTATTACTACCACGGCCTCAGCCAATTCTACAAAGATAACGTCATGTATGTGGAAATACGTGCTTTACTTTTGCAGGTAATTGAACATTTCATGCTTgcacattgactttttttgtttgtttgtttgccattGCCTGATGACATGTCGACTAAACTCAGGTATACGAGCTGAATGGCAGCACTCACGACTCCGCATGGGCTCTGGAAACCTATCGAGACATCACCAGACAGTTCATAGCGGACCACCCGGACTTCTTTGGGAGCAGATTCATCTTTGTAGTCCACAGGTACCTACCTATAAGAGTCTCTACCTCACCTTCAAGATTCTAGTACTGTAAGGGATTACGAATTATAACATCTGTTTCAGGACAATTGATGCATCTGAGTTGAAGGGTCTAGTGGAGGAGGCAGTCAAGCTGCGGAGAGACTTCCCGGATATCATGGCGGGCTTTGACTTGGTAAGGAGCCGCAATGAACTGCAAGCAATCCAACTTCAGATTCCAAACTGATGTACTgtgcaagaaaaacaaagcatcTCGTGACATTGCAGTACTGGGCACGACCGACTCTAGCTCCGTTTCAAAATATGTAGTAAACGTGTAACTACAGTCAAAAGGCATAATAATTCCCTGTGGTCAGTGACAGAGCTATGCCGCAATTACAGAAAATCCAGTAGTGACTGATGCCCACTTAAAATGGTTTATGATTGCCTGTAGTTGTCACAATTAGGCAACCAAGCAATACCTTTGCCTGAATTAATCTCTTCAGcccacttcaacatagttccttagCTCTAAGATGCCACGGGATGGCCCCGAAGCAGTACTGGCACTGTGTGAGAACTCAAAAGCCCCAAATTATAAACAAATAGGAATTAAAGCAATAATTTTTAGAAATGCATGCCTCTAAAATTAAACCATTTTTATAAGCAGCAATACAGTTAATTGTatattaattgcattttttttcttaggcgTGTAAATAAATGCTGTCCACTTGTTATACActtccctcgacccttgtgaggataagcggctcagataactGATAGATGGATTGTTATACATTACACACTTCTAAATTTAGGGAGGAACTATAAAAAGCCAATACGTGGCATTACTGCTCTGTAAACACTTTCTTGTCTCCATTATGTGCCTGTCAGTTAATCTTCAAAGTTTTATCTGAGTTACACGACAgttgatttttgacattgtaCTGTCAAAGTGATACATAAGATGGCAgcatgtatggatggataaaaacaaaaaaattgtcctcACTTGTGTAAAATTCTGCTTTGTCTGAGGTCAGCGCCGTgccatttttcaccattttagcAAAGTACGTCGAGTCTCGACTTCAGGTGTACGCGTCCTTTTGCGCAGGTCGGTCGCGAGGATGACGGAAAGCCGATTTGGTATTTCCGAGACGCCTTGTCGTTGCCGGCGGAGATGGGTGTGACGCTTCCCTACTTTTTCCACGCCGGAGAGACGAGTGAGAGCTCAAAACGCTTCCAATAAAATGGGATGGGGCAAGGATTATAATTATTCttatgtttttttgaaaaatcttgtttgtttgtgctattattttattgtagatcAGGAAGGCACAGAAGTGGACCAGAACATGTTGGACGCTATTTTGTTCAATACATCACGTATCGGCCATGGATTTGCCCTGATCCGCCACCCTCTGGCCCGAGAAATCTCCAGGAAGAGGGGCGTGGCTGTGGAAGTGTGCCCCATATCCAACCAGGTCCACTTAGTCTCATTTCTTCTGATCGCAACTTCCTCGCGCCTCTGTTACAATGCTAGCTCCCTCTACCGGAAATCCCGATTTCCGGGTCGCTTTCAGTGTTTTGAGGAGCTCGAGATGCAGCAATTAAGGGACATGAGACGAGCCTTTGGTCTCATGTACGCTACTTGACATGGCATCCAAGTCGGGATTTGATTGCAGTATTAGTACTGCTTTGACAGACACTGTCAGAGAGGTGGTATTTGTTTAGCAACAGTGTTTCCACcctatatgtttttttttttttttttaattcttattacAAACAGACAATACCAAACCCCTAAAGTGTACCATGACAAGAATCGCCGTTCTGAGAAGTGTTTTAAAGTAATCCAAATAAAATACTACGATTAAATTTATTGCGCTAGCTAGGCCTGCGGTTCCCATAGAAAGTTTTCACATCCTAACTTTGCAGCTCATTAGCTACTAAAGTAATCAAATTCGTTTTGTCCTCGAAGGTGTTAAAGCTGGTCGACGACCTGCGAAACCACCCGGCCGCGGCGCTTTTGTCCCAGAACCACCCGATGGTCATCAGTTCCGACGACCCGGCCATGTTCGGTTCCTCCGGCCTCTCCTACGACTTTTACGAGGCCTTTGTGGGCTTCGGCGGCAACAGGTCCCACGTGGGCATGCTCAAGCAACTGGCCATCAACTCCATTTTGTGAGTTCAGCACATGTGATGTGAATGAAGCGTGCGAGCTTCCCCTTCTAACCCGTCACCGTTGTTTGGTTCCAGGTTCAGCTCACTGAGTCCGCAATTTCAAGAAAAAGCTCTGAATATGTGGCAAAGGAAATGGGAGGAGTTTGTCTCTGAAAATGCTTATGAGAAACAACTTTGCGGTTTTGgccatttgttttgctttcatccCAGCAGGTCTTGAATTCTGCTGCTGTGAGCAGGTGTACAGTGCTGCTGGGACACGACAAAAAGgcactttgtttatttgtttttttaatttgcacttTGTAAAAATGGTGGCGTCCGGGTTTTTAAGGTGCTCAAAGCAGCATGGTTTTTATTTTGCCTTCCCGTACTAAGTACCcttgcatttttgtcattttttttatagcatttaatgcatgttgttAAGAGCAAATTGCGATTGTGATACCTTCAGAGATTTGTTTGCAATCCACACGAAATCAGTTTTCAGGCTTCTGGTCCAATACTGAACTTTGTCGTAATGACCACCACTTTTTGTCATGGCAATGTGTTTTTATGTGGACGcagacatttatttaaaatgttttatttatttaagagaGTTTTAATGTAAATTTCAAGCTATAGCATGagtaaatttcacattttaatgtggTAAATTTGACCTTTTCACGTgataaatttccattttcaattgaTTAATGTtctaaatgtcacatttttaacATGGTCAATTCCACATTTTAACGTGGCGAATTTGGGGCGTTTATTGTGACAAATTTAATGGGATGATTTCCCATTTTGAATGTGGTGAAtgtagtatttaaaaattttcaatgTGAGTAAATGTTAATTTTGGCTTCGGCATTCGGCtaaacaaatcaaaatatttcattccCGTTCAGGTCACTGGCAGAACCCTCTGAAGGGATGTGTGTCTTCTTTTTAGCTCTTAAATGCCTTTAAACACTTggccttattattatttttacattatgtaagCACAGTGAAGTTGCAGAGCTAGTAACTTTGATTTACTTATAAGACAGAAAAAGGTGACACACGTCCGTTCGTAGGGCTCCACAGCCATTTGAACTTCTAGGGATATTTTGTTTTGCCAAATATGCAAGTGAAGCATATCACCTTGTAACTTGATAACTTATCGTATTGACacctgaaaatgttgaaatgttttaacGTCAATGTCATCCCTTGAAAACCTGGAGTTTAGGATGATAAAACATGAAGTTTGTCACACGTGgtactgaactttttttctggtgttGTATCAGTCCGCTTCAGTCGACCCCAAAAGTAGGGTCATAatgggtttttgtgtgtgtgtgtgtgtgtgtgtgtgtttaataaGTAGATggttgaaatgtgttttatgaTGTGGCTCAGGAAACAcagatgaaactttttttttttttcagtatttttttcttcacaaagagGAGTGTGGTCGCATTGACTGTGATATTTGCCAATAAAACATcgcatttgtaaaaaaaaaaaaaatgggaaaaaaagcattgtatttgtttttattggtatTCACTTTGAGGTTATTTTGGAACACATTATCTTTTTGTCATCCTTCGTTATCATTGTCATCAGCGGCTGCTGGTGTTGAATTGGGCGAAGAAGGACTCATCAATGTGTCCTCTCTCAATGTCATCTTtccttgatggaaaaaaaaaaaaaaaccacgactTCTGAAGTCACCTTAAGAGATCAGACagttgtgtttgcatgtgtgtgttgtacCTTTGCGCCTGTGACGTTGCCAGGTCTTTGTTTGTGGTGTCCATATGTCGTCGTAGCTGCTTCCTGCGTCTGGCCTGCTGCCTCTCCAAGAGCACGGCTGTACGAGCCCGGTCCAGACGGGAGGTGCTGTGCCGCATTTCTTCTCGCTTCTCCTCTAATTCCGCTCTCTACGATGTTTGTTCGTTTCAAGTCGAGCGTGTTTTACACCTCCAGGAAGCGAACGTGATCGACCTTGGTGAAATTACATGTTGTTACCGTTTTCTCTTCAATTTGATGCTTGTGGAACTGCGTGATTTGCATCAAGCTCTCAGGTGGCGGCTTTCTGTCGCTGCTGGGACAAAAGCCAGGTGCTCCCATCGTGCCCGCGTGCAGACCTTGCTGCCAGATGTCCTTTTGAGTGCGCTCCTGACGACGCCTTTCTTCTGCCTTGGTCATCTGGCAGCATAAATGCACACCCCAGCATCAACATTTCAACTCTGTCTCATCTGTTCTCAGTTCAATTTCTAAAACGTTCGTTCTTCTTCCGTACTGTGTATCCCCACtggggtcacgggcgtgctggaggctgtcccagctgtcttcgaaagggcaggctacaccctgaattggtcgccagccaatcacagggcacaataAACAGAtgaccattcgcactcacgatcaTGCCTACTTACAATTCTGAGTTTTCAATCAATCTGgcgtgcatgtttgtgggatgcgggaggaaaccagaaaaaaacccacacaagcacagggagaccatgcaaaccccacacaggcgggccgggatttgaaccctggtcctcacaactgcgaggcagacttgctaaccatcaaaTTCTCCTCCAACAGGCCCTCGCAGCCTGAAATTGTGCAAATCATTAAGTTTGCACCACTCTGTGGTGTAAACTGGAATCCTTTGCAAATAATGAAATGTTGTGGACGAAGTGTGGACTGTGCTTCCCCCGTGTCTTGTTCTTCAGTTAGGCCCACCAAATATTTTCACGATCAGGAGTCCTGAAATATTTAATTCTAATGCCGGGATGACCCAAAATGATGGGTACTTCAAATGTATGTACACAAAATCAAATACAAGAcccacactcttttttttttttttttttttccccaatgttaTTTCATTTCTGAGTTGGCATGAGAAGCCATTCTTTTGAATGGGCTTTCAGTGTAATCTATTGCGATGTGTAGACTCACCGTGTTCAGATTCCACTCTTGAGTAGCAACCGTTTCAGCTTTTCTCCTATCCAGCTCTTTTCTCTGCAGCTGCAGAGCTTCATTGTCCATGTCAACTCTGCTTTGGTCATCCCGCTGTTCTGAAGGTCCAGACAACAACGAttagtgatctttttttaattttgcgtgtgtgtgtgtgtgtgtgtgtgtgtgtgtgtatagttgTTACTAAAACCCACTCTCCATCTTCTGTCTGTGTTTTTCTGCAGCCTGGTCCTCCTGCTGCTGGATGAGCCAATCCCGGAGCTGCTCCCTCTGCCTCTGCACTCGTGTCCTGCTGTCCAGGTCCTCCCCTGGCAGACCAGGCAACATCATCATTTGCATTTTGCCGCCGCGAGACCCTTCAGGGTCAAATTCCTGCTTGCCCCCAGGTTTCTGGTGCCAGTGGCGGTAGTCCACGATGGCCTTCTCCATTTCACGTTTGACCTTGAGTTGTTGATAGCGGCGCTCGGAATCTCGTTTTAGATTGTCCAGCGTGGCAGCATCTGTGGGAAATTACTCTAGTTAATTTGTCAAACATTATACTGAACAAACAGTAGACGACACAGGAGTGCCTGACCCCAAATTTTTACTCagaacctgagaactgtgaagtGTACATGCTGACTTTCAGTCTGTCGGTCTTactcttgggtcaaattcttcagaacatTAATGGTGACTATTAGAGCatacagatgacacacagttacagTTTATCTAGCAGTGTCACCAGATGACTACAGCTCAATTAAGataaaacagataaataactgcatgagccaaagtaagtcagtacaaataattaaaaatgcatcTGTAAAATGGAGTGTATCGCTCAAGATATTGGAATCAGTGTGCCTTTGCATTGATCGCACAGTGAGAGTAAAGATGGagaggtgtgtgcgtgtgtgtgtacattatgtatatttaataaaaaaatagaataataaaACGGAATATATTTCAGCAGTTCACCTGAaataggaaaaaatatatatttttgcacacAAGGAGCGAACTATGTGATGAttttaatgtactttttaaataattttaattctACCGGCGCTTTTCGCCGACCAAAACCACAAACTCACCATCTCGAGAAATTATGACAGCAatgatacaaaagaaaaaaaaaagtaaattatttCTGATATCGAAATTAAGTAGGAATTTTCTTTCTGGAACTCAGTTTCTCGATATTACTGATCACGTTTTTATTAAACAAAGTAAATATGTTTATCATTTATGTGTGAAATGAAAACCAAATGGTTAAAATCAAAGAAATCCTACTACTGTATCTCCCTTTTCCCTTCTAATcggcctgctttttttttcttcaaattccAAAACATTTCGTCACCATAAGCATCTTGTTCTTCCTTTTCTGCCCTTTTCCTTGTTATCTTCTCAGCCACTTGCTTGTCAAGAAATTCCTTGTCAACCTagatcattaaaaaagaaaagaaagaaacaagaaTAACATCAAATCTCCAAGAATGTGTGCCACACAAAGCCAATCTACCCCGATGGTCCTCATCTTGTCGTCCAGCAGCCTCGCTCGTCTTTGCGCCTCGACGCCCCGACGCCTCTGCTGCAATTTGACATTTGACAGTCCTTCCGACAGCAATTCAAACtcgttcatcatcatcatcattgtcacGCACGACTGGAAAATGTTGACCGTGGGGACGTTACGGgtctttttctcttcttttttcccccgacTTTCCTCCGTGAGTTGTCCGAAACACAGAGGTTGCTAAGACACTTCTGCGTCGTGGTTCTCCGGAACAGTTCGGCTACTTCCGGGATTTCACTGAGACGCCAGAAAGAGAGCTAGCttgctgtatttaaaataaaagaaacagtCTTCATTCTCAAAGACATAATGATCAAGATTTAGGAAAACGTTTATGAATTTGTTCTGTACAGTGAAATAAAAGTGGACTATTGTCGTTTTGAGGTGTCTGTCACGTCTCCAAGGTCCGCTTTCAGTAAGGAACCCAAAATAGACGACACAATGCCGTTGGACTGACCGCAAATTACAATAAAACCTACAAATTCTGGTACAATcgatccattttattttcataaaataaatgcaattgaAGTTGCTTTGCTTGGAGCATTTTTGcaacttattattttttccccccacatagATTCACGTAGCTTTGCGAGGGATGAAATATTACATAAATGCAGGTAAACAAGACGCAATATCTATTGAACAGTAGTCTATGGACTGCCCCCAATCAATGTATtactcaaaacaaaaagaactaTGATGAACATCCCTGTCTCttttggtaatatttttttatccatccatccatccatccatccatccatccatccatccatccatccattttcttttgccgcttatcctcacaacggtcggaGGGAGCGCTttagcccatcccagctgtcaacgggcagggcaTGGGGTatacgctgaactggttgc
Coding sequences:
- the ada2a gene encoding adenosine deaminase 2-A, which gives rise to MVAELQRPLVAILFLWHTARVLPMPDPKTREALIELEASQQTGGQMVLTDLEKLLDVRLYRMKQDEMAKANFPPAMHFFKAKPLIERSPIFNLLQKMPKGGALHVHDLAMGDPEWLVKNATYRPNCYMCITDKQSVNFVFSSGQPKSIPKCSPWMLLETLRNKSVNVTHLDNSILANLTLFTDGDPEALYPDQDVVWAKFELNFMAVMGLIAYAPVFRDYYYHGLSQFYKDNVMYVEIRALLLQVYELNGSTHDSAWALETYRDITRQFIADHPDFFGSRFIFVVHRTIDASELKGLVEEAVKLRRDFPDIMAGFDLVGREDDGKPIWYFRDALSLPAEMGVTLPYFFHAGETNQEGTEVDQNMLDAILFNTSRIGHGFALIRHPLAREISRKRGVAVEVCPISNQVLKLVDDLRNHPAAALLSQNHPMVISSDDPAMFGSSGLSYDFYEAFVGFGGNRSHVGMLKQLAINSILFSSLSPQFQEKALNMWQRKWEEFVSENAYEKQLCGFGHLFCFHPSRS
- the ribc2 gene encoding RIB43A-like with coiled-coils protein 2, with the translated sequence MMMMMNEFELLSEGLSNVKLQQRRRGVEAQRRARLLDDKMRTIGVDKEFLDKQVAEKITRKRAEKEEQDAYDAATLDNLKRDSERRYQQLKVKREMEKAIVDYRHWHQKPGGKQEFDPEGSRGGKMQMMMLPGLPGEDLDSRTRVQRQREQLRDWLIQQQEDQAAEKHRQKMEKQRDDQSRVDMDNEALQLQRKELDRRKAETVATQEWNLNTMTKAEERRRQERTQKDIWQQGLHAGTMGAPGFCPSSDRKPPPESLMQITQFHKHQIEEKTRAELEEKREEMRHSTSRLDRARTAVLLERQQARRRKQLRRHMDTTNKDLATSQAQRKDDIERGHIDESFFAQFNTSSR